The proteins below are encoded in one region of Desulfovibrio sp. JC022:
- the rpsO gene encoding 30S ribosomal protein S15, with the protein MVMTAEDKAKVIEEYQTKPGDTGSPEVQVALLTARIKYLTDHFKSHKKDFHSRTGLLKMVGQRRNILKYLKSKDIQRYRDLIARLGLRK; encoded by the coding sequence ATGGTTATGACTGCTGAAGACAAGGCAAAAGTAATTGAAGAATACCAGACCAAGCCTGGTGACACCGGTTCCCCTGAAGTACAGGTTGCTCTTCTTACCGCAAGAATCAAATACCTGACTGACCACTTCAAGAGCCACAAGAAGGACTTTCACTCCCGCACCGGCCTGCTGAAAATGGTCGGCCAGCGCAGAAACATCCTGAAGTACCTGAAGTCTAAAGACATTCAGCGTTACCGCGATCTTATTGCAAGACTTGGTCTGCGCAAATAA
- the flgF gene encoding flagellar basal-body rod protein FlgF, translating to MRSSIFSALFGAMSNEHRIDISANNLANVNTTGFKRDNCAFQDTFIRFAHDSAVDAKTYLRDKDMLPEAKIMARPRLSEEVIDMSQGSFQKTENPLDLAIRGDGFFKVQKGDGTYLTRSGAFTLTPEGTLITEQGYPIMANGGEVNLPPRSNVVVDGEGVIYADGQEVAKLDFVQPADYRDLKKNGENLFVNEGGEIPAEGEVVQGYIEKSNVEVVNEMVAMIECQRSFEMYQKMITTTDQLDQKVIQQVGRAMM from the coding sequence ATGCGATCCAGTATTTTCAGTGCCCTATTCGGGGCCATGTCCAACGAACACAGGATTGATATCAGCGCCAATAATTTGGCGAACGTCAATACTACTGGTTTTAAACGTGACAACTGCGCTTTTCAGGACACGTTTATCAGGTTCGCCCATGACAGCGCCGTCGATGCCAAAACTTATCTTAGAGATAAAGATATGCTGCCGGAAGCCAAAATCATGGCCCGTCCCAGACTTTCCGAAGAAGTGATCGACATGTCTCAGGGATCTTTTCAGAAAACCGAGAATCCTCTGGATCTCGCCATCCGTGGTGACGGTTTTTTCAAGGTCCAAAAAGGCGACGGAACCTATCTTACCAGAAGCGGTGCCTTTACCCTTACTCCTGAAGGAACACTGATAACCGAGCAGGGTTACCCGATCATGGCAAACGGTGGAGAAGTGAATCTTCCTCCGCGTTCCAATGTCGTGGTTGACGGGGAAGGTGTGATTTACGCTGACGGTCAGGAAGTTGCCAAACTCGATTTCGTACAGCCCGCAGACTACCGTGATCTTAAAAAGAACGGGGAAAATCTTTTCGTGAATGAAGGGGGCGAAATTCCCGCTGAAGGCGAGGTTGTGCAGGGCTACATTGAGAAATCAAATGTTGAAGTCGTCAATGAAATGGTTGCGATGATCGAGTGTCAGCGCAGCTTTGAAATGTACCAGAAAATGATTACCACCACCGACCAGCTTGACCAGAAGGTTATCCAGCAGGTTGGTCGTGCAATGATGTAA
- a CDS encoding DUF503 domain-containing protein, producing MIIGVLSLEFRLHGNRSLKGKRKISLSLKQKLRNKFNLSVSEVEAMDSHERLILAAVTVANETRKVESRLSKALAMIEAMAPAELVHCETEIFSS from the coding sequence ATGATAATCGGCGTACTGTCACTGGAATTCAGACTGCACGGAAACAGATCTCTCAAGGGAAAACGCAAAATATCCCTCAGCCTGAAGCAGAAGCTTCGAAACAAGTTCAACCTCTCCGTATCTGAAGTTGAAGCAATGGATTCACACGAAAGGCTGATACTCGCCGCAGTGACCGTAGCCAATGAGACACGCAAAGTGGAAAGCAGACTATCCAAGGCTCTCGCCATGATTGAAGCCATGGCCCCGGCTGAACTTGTCCACTGCGAAACAGAAATTTTCAGTTCCTGA
- the flgG gene encoding flagellar basal-body rod protein FlgG → MMRSLWTAATGMVAQQSHIDVLSNNLANVNTQGFKKSRVEFEDLMYQTMRIAGSETEGGNKLPTGMQIGMGVKEVSIHKFFSQGSFESTGNPLDVAIEGQGFFRIDRNGEEAYTRAGAFKLDNEGRVVTSNGYALQPEFIVPPEAVNVVISENGHFAALDKNGIELAAVDIPIYDFINEAGLNAAGKNLYLETEASGAPVEGTPGDDRFGTLAQGYLEGSNVELVDEMVGLIVGQRAYETNSKAITTSDSMLQTAINVKR, encoded by the coding sequence ATGATGCGCTCACTCTGGACCGCGGCCACAGGTATGGTTGCCCAGCAGTCTCACATCGATGTTCTTTCCAACAACCTTGCCAACGTGAACACTCAGGGGTTCAAAAAAAGCAGGGTGGAATTTGAAGACCTCATGTACCAGACCATGAGAATTGCCGGCTCTGAAACCGAAGGCGGTAACAAGCTGCCCACAGGTATGCAGATCGGTATGGGTGTAAAAGAGGTCAGCATTCATAAATTCTTCAGTCAGGGCTCTTTTGAAAGTACCGGGAACCCTCTTGATGTCGCCATTGAAGGACAGGGCTTTTTCCGCATCGACCGTAACGGCGAAGAAGCATACACCCGCGCCGGTGCGTTCAAGCTCGACAACGAAGGTCGCGTAGTTACTTCAAATGGTTATGCTTTGCAGCCTGAGTTTATTGTTCCGCCGGAAGCCGTGAACGTAGTTATCTCTGAAAACGGCCATTTCGCCGCTCTGGATAAAAACGGTATTGAGCTGGCTGCTGTTGATATTCCCATTTATGATTTCATTAACGAAGCCGGGCTCAATGCCGCAGGTAAAAACCTTTATCTGGAAACCGAAGCTTCCGGTGCTCCTGTCGAAGGAACTCCCGGTGATGACCGTTTCGGTACTCTTGCCCAGGGTTATCTTGAAGGCTCCAACGTTGAGCTGGTGGATGAAATGGTCGGACTTATTGTCGGGCAGAGGGCTTATGAGACTAACTCCAAAGCCATCACCACTTCAGATTCCATGCTTCAGACCGCCATTAACGTGAAACGATAG
- the rimP gene encoding ribosome maturation factor RimP has protein sequence MEQGSLAKKVSQFVEPTIESMGLTLWGVEVTSANRPAVIIYIDGEKGVSIDQCAEVSRDVGLMLEVEEVIDSAYVLEVSSPGLERKFFKPEQMSAYIGKKMDITLVFSIEGRKKFKGLLQETDEEGLLLKLEDQEDPIKIEWDRIKKAKLIHEFK, from the coding sequence GTGGAACAGGGCTCATTAGCCAAAAAAGTTAGCCAGTTCGTGGAACCTACCATTGAATCAATGGGGCTGACCCTCTGGGGCGTGGAAGTGACTTCCGCCAACCGTCCCGCTGTCATCATTTATATTGATGGTGAAAAAGGCGTAAGCATCGACCAATGCGCAGAAGTAAGCAGGGACGTAGGTCTCATGCTTGAAGTCGAGGAAGTAATCGACAGCGCATACGTTCTTGAAGTTTCCTCTCCCGGACTGGAAAGAAAATTTTTCAAACCGGAGCAGATGTCCGCTTACATCGGTAAGAAAATGGACATCACCCTCGTATTTTCCATTGAAGGCCGTAAAAAATTCAAAGGCCTCCTTCAGGAGACTGACGAGGAAGGGCTCCTGCTCAAGCTGGAAGATCAGGAAGATCCCATCAAAATAGAATGGGATAGAATTAAGAAAGCAAAACTCATCCACGAGTTTAAATAA
- the infB gene encoding translation initiation factor IF-2, with amino-acid sequence MASKIKVKELAAELGVNTKDILQKLRELGVQAKSTVANIDAEQAETIRKELSGKPGKVEQREVQPGVIVRRRKASRGKAKAEEAEATKEAPATEEKKEEKKEAPADKKQKAEEKKAPAKKKPAKKAPAKSEKPMVKVIKPEEIEKKEDAPVVEEPKASEADTPPAAKEAKDKEPVKEAPAEKTAKAAKEKPAEEPKDEADKKPAGKAEAKSEKAKEAEPKKKKRKKKKEVEAPKVKIISRPDPNLQAAQRAAEGPGGARRRPTDGDRPSGGRPGGGRPGGGRPGGGRPGGPGGRPGGPGGGRPGGPGGGRPGGGGGRPVPGAPAPGNDQSKKKKFKKDRRVVEFGKDRRKTDQERELESKFRGKKRGKKGRNRIEQAPVVQKPLKAAKRKIKFNEAIRLSDMAHQMGLKAQELIKTLFGLGVMATINQSLDLDTTTLLAAEFEYEVENVSYSEEELLVPTSEVDEEKNLKPRPPIVTIMGHVDHGKTSLLDAIRHSTVTDGEAGGITQHIGAYHVSTERGEIVFLDTPGHEAFTTMRMRGAQVTDIVILVVAADDGVMDQTREAISHSKAAGVPIVVAVNKMDKEGANPERVQRELADFDLVPEDWGGDTMFVPVSAKQGTGLDSLLEMVQLQAEVLELKANPDKSARGNIVEAKLDKGRGPVGTVLIQEGTINQGDPFVCGLYHGRVRAMFDDRGRKIKTAGPAFPVEIQGFDGIPEAGDEFICVADDKIARRIAQERKLKHRERELAGKSKVTLESFLASKPNQEVQTLNVVLKADVQGSLEAINEALAKLATDEIKVEVIHGGAGAITESDILLASASQAIIIGFNVRPTVKIKEIAEREEVEIRFYDIIYKLVGEIKDAMGGMLSPDIKEEYLGQAEVRQTFSVPKVGVIAGCMVADGKLTRHAQVRLLRDGVVIYTGTLTSLKRFKDDAKEVAKGYECGVGLEKFNDIKEGDFIEAFQVVEVARTLE; translated from the coding sequence ATGGCTTCAAAAATCAAAGTAAAGGAATTAGCCGCCGAGCTCGGGGTTAATACCAAAGACATCCTTCAAAAACTCCGCGAACTCGGTGTACAGGCAAAAAGTACTGTAGCCAACATTGATGCGGAACAGGCAGAGACCATCCGCAAGGAACTTTCCGGTAAGCCCGGCAAAGTCGAACAGCGTGAGGTACAGCCCGGTGTAATCGTACGCCGTCGCAAAGCCAGTCGCGGCAAGGCGAAAGCCGAAGAAGCGGAAGCAACAAAAGAGGCTCCCGCAACAGAAGAAAAAAAAGAAGAGAAAAAAGAAGCTCCTGCGGATAAAAAGCAGAAAGCTGAAGAGAAAAAGGCTCCTGCAAAGAAGAAGCCTGCCAAAAAGGCTCCCGCCAAAAGCGAAAAGCCTATGGTTAAAGTGATCAAGCCTGAAGAAATTGAAAAGAAAGAAGACGCCCCCGTAGTTGAAGAGCCCAAAGCATCCGAAGCGGACACTCCCCCCGCCGCAAAGGAAGCTAAAGACAAAGAGCCCGTGAAAGAAGCTCCGGCTGAAAAAACCGCTAAGGCAGCTAAAGAAAAGCCCGCTGAAGAACCTAAAGACGAAGCGGACAAGAAACCTGCCGGCAAAGCTGAAGCAAAAAGCGAAAAAGCCAAAGAAGCCGAGCCTAAGAAGAAAAAGCGCAAGAAGAAAAAAGAAGTTGAAGCGCCCAAAGTAAAAATTATTTCCAGACCTGATCCCAACCTTCAGGCAGCACAGCGTGCAGCAGAAGGTCCGGGTGGAGCAAGACGTCGTCCTACCGACGGTGACAGACCCTCCGGTGGTCGTCCCGGTGGCGGAAGACCCGGTGGTGGTCGTCCCGGCGGCGGCAGACCCGGTGGACCTGGTGGTCGTCCCGGCGGACCCGGCGGAGGTAGACCCGGCGGTCCCGGCGGAGGTCGTCCCGGCGGCGGTGGCGGAAGACCCGTTCCCGGTGCACCGGCTCCCGGTAATGATCAGAGCAAAAAGAAAAAATTCAAAAAGGACAGACGCGTCGTTGAGTTCGGCAAAGATCGTCGCAAGACTGATCAGGAAAGAGAACTTGAAAGTAAGTTTCGCGGCAAGAAAAGAGGCAAGAAAGGCAGGAACCGTATTGAACAGGCTCCTGTTGTACAGAAACCTCTCAAGGCTGCAAAACGTAAAATCAAGTTCAACGAGGCTATCCGCCTTTCCGACATGGCCCACCAGATGGGACTTAAAGCTCAAGAACTCATCAAGACCCTTTTCGGTCTCGGTGTAATGGCGACTATCAACCAGTCCTTGGACCTTGATACCACTACCCTGCTGGCCGCAGAGTTTGAATACGAAGTTGAAAACGTATCCTACTCCGAAGAAGAACTGCTTGTGCCTACCAGCGAAGTGGATGAAGAGAAGAATCTCAAACCCCGTCCGCCCATCGTTACCATTATGGGTCACGTTGACCACGGTAAAACATCACTGCTCGACGCCATCCGTCACAGTACTGTTACCGATGGTGAAGCAGGCGGCATCACCCAGCATATCGGTGCGTACCACGTTTCCACTGAACGCGGTGAGATCGTATTCCTCGATACTCCCGGTCACGAAGCGTTTACCACCATGCGTATGCGTGGAGCACAGGTAACTGATATCGTTATCCTCGTTGTTGCAGCTGATGACGGCGTCATGGATCAGACCCGTGAAGCTATCAGTCACTCAAAAGCTGCCGGCGTTCCCATCGTTGTTGCTGTCAACAAGATGGATAAGGAAGGAGCCAACCCCGAAAGAGTTCAGCGCGAACTGGCCGATTTCGATCTCGTTCCCGAAGACTGGGGCGGCGACACCATGTTCGTTCCGGTTTCCGCAAAACAGGGTACCGGTCTCGACTCCCTGCTTGAAATGGTTCAGTTGCAGGCTGAAGTTCTCGAACTCAAGGCCAACCCCGATAAGTCCGCTCGCGGTAACATTGTTGAAGCAAAGCTCGACAAGGGCCGTGGTCCGGTCGGTACCGTACTCATTCAGGAAGGTACCATCAACCAGGGTGATCCTTTTGTCTGCGGCCTCTACCACGGTCGTGTCCGCGCCATGTTCGATGACCGCGGCAGGAAGATCAAAACCGCAGGTCCGGCCTTCCCGGTCGAGATTCAGGGTTTTGACGGTATTCCCGAAGCCGGTGATGAGTTCATCTGCGTAGCTGATGACAAAATCGCCCGCCGCATTGCTCAGGAACGTAAGCTCAAGCACCGCGAACGCGAACTGGCAGGAAAATCCAAGGTTACCCTTGAATCCTTCCTCGCTTCCAAGCCGAATCAGGAAGTACAGACCCTTAACGTGGTTCTCAAGGCTGACGTACAGGGCTCACTTGAAGCGATCAACGAAGCTCTTGCCAAACTGGCTACCGATGAAATCAAGGTTGAAGTCATCCACGGCGGTGCCGGTGCGATTACTGAATCCGACATCCTGCTGGCTTCCGCTTCACAGGCAATCATTATCGGCTTCAACGTAAGACCGACTGTGAAGATCAAGGAAATCGCAGAGCGCGAAGAAGTGGAAATCCGCTTCTACGACATCATCTACAAGCTGGTCGGCGAAATCAAAGACGCCATGGGCGGCATGCTCTCTCCGGACATCAAGGAAGAGTACCTCGGCCAGGCAGAAGTTCGCCAGACCTTCTCTGTACCCAAAGTCGGTGTCATCGCCGGTTGTATGGTTGCGGATGGCAAGCTGACCAGACATGCTCAGGTTCGTCTGCTGCGTGACGGCGTAGTAATCTACACCGGAACACTGACCTCGCTGAAACGTTTCAAAGATGACGCCAAAGAAGTTGCCAAGGGCTACGAATGCGGTGTCGGTCTTGAGAAGTTCAACGACATTAAGGAAGGCGACTTTATCGAAGCCTTCCAGGTTGTGGAAGTAGCAAGAACCCTCGAATAA
- the rbfA gene encoding 30S ribosome-binding factor RbfA yields MKTSTSRRSVKMGDQIMREIATMLIEEIADPRLEMVSISGVRMNKDNNIAEVMFTMAGDKDKITAAIKALGKAKGFIRSKLSKRIRVRQIPELRFVHDNFLEEMVYGSSTERDMSDS; encoded by the coding sequence ATGAAGACTTCTACATCACGCCGTTCCGTTAAAATGGGCGACCAGATCATGCGCGAAATCGCGACAATGCTCATTGAAGAGATTGCCGACCCGCGCCTTGAGATGGTTTCCATCAGCGGAGTGCGTATGAACAAAGATAATAACATAGCCGAGGTGATGTTCACCATGGCTGGAGACAAGGATAAAATCACTGCTGCGATCAAGGCCCTGGGCAAAGCCAAAGGGTTCATCCGCAGTAAACTGAGCAAACGTATCCGCGTCCGTCAAATCCCCGAACTCAGGTTCGTGCACGACAACTTTCTTGAGGAGATGGTTTATGGAAGCTCGACTGAAAGAGATATGTCGGATTCTTAA
- the nusA gene encoding transcription termination factor NusA: MGSELKKAIDQISKDRGIDRDLLIDTLEEAVRSSVARKYGDAMDIEVNFNEDAGEIEVYQFKVVAEEVEDEISEITLEEAKAHDPNVQLDDEMGFKLKIEDLGRIAAQSAKQVIIQRMRDAEQEIIYDEFKNRMHEIVSGIIQRRDRTGWIINLGRTEAVLPKGEQIPRERYKRGDRVQAFIIDVQKESRGPQITVSRSHPDYMSSLFKREVPEVDDATVKIMGVARDPGLRAKVAVNSVDRDVDPVGACVGIRGSRIQNIVQELRGERIDIVVWSQDIAMYAQNALSPAVITRIAVDEDEKTLEVVVPDDQLTVAIGRKGQNVKLASRLLGWKIDVFTESRYGEMNAASKGLDQLASVAEIPVDNFFSAGFETVSQVANASEEILMSISGMTSSKVSDMKSAIMLLGIGDIEDEEIEETEIEAPVEAEDSIEETETETSAQVEEQVEDSVNEESETQTSEDE, from the coding sequence ATGGGTTCTGAACTCAAAAAAGCGATTGACCAGATCAGCAAGGACCGTGGGATCGACAGAGACCTGCTCATCGATACCCTTGAAGAAGCGGTACGTTCTTCAGTGGCCCGCAAATATGGCGACGCCATGGATATCGAAGTCAACTTCAATGAAGATGCCGGTGAAATAGAAGTATACCAGTTCAAGGTAGTTGCCGAGGAAGTTGAAGACGAGATCAGTGAGATCACCCTCGAAGAAGCAAAGGCGCATGATCCCAACGTGCAGCTTGATGATGAGATGGGCTTCAAGCTCAAGATCGAAGATCTGGGCAGAATCGCCGCCCAGTCTGCAAAACAGGTTATCATCCAGCGTATGCGCGATGCGGAACAGGAAATCATCTACGATGAATTCAAAAACCGCATGCATGAGATCGTCAGCGGCATCATCCAGCGTCGCGACCGCACCGGTTGGATCATCAACCTCGGACGCACTGAGGCTGTCCTGCCCAAGGGTGAACAGATTCCCCGCGAAAGATACAAACGTGGCGACCGGGTTCAGGCTTTCATCATTGATGTACAGAAAGAATCCCGTGGACCTCAGATCACAGTATCCCGCTCCCACCCTGACTACATGAGCTCACTTTTCAAACGTGAAGTTCCCGAAGTGGATGACGCAACCGTAAAAATTATGGGTGTTGCCCGTGATCCGGGACTGCGCGCCAAAGTGGCAGTTAACTCCGTTGACCGTGATGTCGATCCTGTCGGCGCATGTGTCGGTATCCGCGGCTCCCGCATCCAGAACATTGTTCAGGAACTGCGCGGCGAACGCATCGATATCGTTGTCTGGAGTCAGGACATCGCCATGTATGCCCAGAATGCACTCTCCCCTGCGGTCATAACCAGAATCGCAGTGGATGAAGACGAGAAAACCCTTGAAGTAGTTGTTCCCGACGATCAGCTCACCGTTGCAATCGGGCGCAAGGGACAGAACGTAAAGCTCGCTTCAAGACTGCTGGGTTGGAAAATCGACGTATTTACTGAAAGCCGTTACGGCGAAATGAACGCCGCAAGCAAAGGCCTTGACCAGCTGGCAAGTGTTGCTGAAATTCCGGTGGACAACTTTTTCTCCGCCGGCTTTGAAACCGTCAGTCAGGTAGCCAACGCTTCTGAGGAAATTCTCATGTCCATTTCCGGCATGACTTCCTCCAAAGTATCCGACATGAAGTCCGCAATCATGCTGCTTGGAATCGGCGACATTGAAGATGAAGAAATAGAAGAAACAGAAATCGAAGCTCCTGTGGAAGCAGAAGATTCGATAGAAGAAACTGAAACCGAAACTTCTGCACAGGTGGAAGAACAGGTTGAAGATTCTGTCAACGAAGAGTCTGAAACTCAGACTTCCGAAGATGAATAA
- a CDS encoding YlxR family protein: protein MYLTGKDSTEKHVPTRSCVICRQRFAKEELFRFVVGKGASDSGLIPDEKKVMQGRGYYICDNEKCLERFKFFRPRKKNFRG, encoded by the coding sequence TTGTATTTGACCGGAAAGGACAGCACAGAAAAACATGTACCCACGAGGTCATGTGTCATTTGCAGGCAGCGTTTTGCCAAAGAAGAACTGTTCAGGTTCGTTGTGGGCAAGGGGGCTTCCGACAGCGGGCTTATTCCGGATGAAAAAAAGGTAATGCAGGGTCGCGGTTACTATATCTGCGACAATGAAAAATGCCTTGAAAGATTTAAATTTTTTCGGCCACGGAAGAAGAACTTCAGGGGGTAG
- a CDS encoding bifunctional oligoribonuclease/PAP phosphatase NrnA codes for MEARLKEICRILKEEDDFLVAAHFNPDGDALGSTAAMGYILEKLGKRYRLYNQSGKPEAMDWFETPSPILTEIPKGFEGWYIILDCGDAPRMGETLMNAMDQERSINIDHHMGNSGFAAVNWVDTNRPAVGEMVTLIAREFNISLSGKLGESIYLSIATDTGFFTYNNTKPETLEIIADIIRYGLDLGDFVPKIRNQWTMKRINLWATALGKVEMHHDGQTAMLFIPQEMLDESGAGGPDCEGLVSFILRIQGVRVAVLIREDSPMRYKFSLRSQSRDNVQVVASLFGGGGHKNASGGLIENTPDTVKERLIAAIGDKVMS; via the coding sequence ATGGAAGCTCGACTGAAAGAGATATGTCGGATTCTTAAAGAAGAAGACGACTTTCTCGTTGCAGCCCATTTTAATCCGGACGGTGATGCATTAGGCTCCACCGCCGCCATGGGCTATATCCTTGAAAAGCTAGGCAAGCGTTACCGTCTCTACAACCAGAGCGGTAAGCCCGAAGCTATGGATTGGTTCGAGACTCCCTCCCCCATCCTCACTGAAATCCCTAAAGGATTTGAAGGCTGGTATATCATCCTTGATTGTGGCGATGCCCCGCGCATGGGTGAAACACTTATGAACGCCATGGATCAGGAAAGATCCATCAACATAGATCATCACATGGGTAATTCCGGTTTCGCCGCCGTTAACTGGGTAGACACCAACCGCCCGGCTGTAGGCGAGATGGTCACCCTTATTGCCCGCGAATTTAATATTTCCCTCTCCGGCAAGCTTGGTGAGTCCATTTACCTGTCCATTGCCACTGATACAGGATTCTTTACCTACAACAACACCAAGCCTGAGACCCTTGAAATCATCGCTGATATCATTCGCTATGGTCTTGATTTAGGTGATTTTGTACCCAAAATCCGCAACCAGTGGACCATGAAACGCATCAACCTCTGGGCCACAGCACTGGGCAAGGTTGAAATGCATCATGACGGGCAGACCGCCATGCTATTCATCCCGCAGGAAATGCTCGACGAATCCGGTGCAGGCGGCCCTGATTGTGAAGGTCTGGTCAGCTTTATCCTCCGCATTCAGGGAGTACGCGTTGCCGTACTTATCCGTGAAGACAGCCCCATGCGCTACAAGTTCAGCCTGCGTTCTCAATCCCGCGATAACGTGCAGGTTGTGGCTTCCCTCTTCGGAGGCGGAGGACACAAGAACGCGTCCGGCGGACTTATTGAAAACACCCCTGATACTGTTAAAGAAAGATTGATCGCCGCTATCGGTGATAAAGTGATGAGTTAG
- the truB gene encoding tRNA pseudouridine(55) synthase TruB — protein sequence MGRKPKKSPFQKHGVLVLHKPSGPTSTDCLNSIKRELKQYKIGHAGTLDPLAEGVLLVMLGQATKLGPYLLGHDKVYTGSLSIGRTTDTYDIQGAETSTGDISEITEKMVENEILHWNDLTSQEVPAYSAAKHKGKPLYELARKGEETPVKIKSIEIFDAEPLEVNLPLARFRVGCSAGTYIRSLVHSLGSRLGCGAVMESLRREESRPYRLSEAHNLDEVLADPEGFEARIIPLAEALPHWHRFTVSETMSGAIKNGTRIPVEDVAADQKVIEGERAMFLDTDGTALALMETKQIDGKLLWVILRGLWG from the coding sequence ATGGGAAGAAAGCCTAAAAAAAGTCCATTTCAGAAGCACGGTGTACTTGTTTTACATAAACCGTCCGGTCCTACTTCAACCGACTGCCTCAATTCTATCAAACGTGAATTGAAGCAATACAAAATCGGTCATGCCGGGACTCTTGATCCTCTGGCAGAAGGCGTATTGCTGGTCATGCTCGGTCAGGCCACAAAGTTAGGGCCTTATCTGCTGGGACATGATAAAGTATACACTGGCAGCCTGAGTATTGGTAGAACTACAGACACTTACGACATTCAGGGTGCTGAGACTTCCACCGGGGACATTTCCGAGATCACGGAAAAAATGGTGGAAAACGAAATTTTACACTGGAATGACTTGACTAGTCAGGAAGTTCCTGCCTATTCGGCTGCAAAGCATAAAGGCAAACCGCTCTATGAATTGGCCAGAAAAGGGGAAGAAACCCCGGTCAAAATCAAGAGCATTGAAATATTTGATGCAGAACCGCTGGAAGTGAATCTGCCACTGGCCCGTTTCCGGGTTGGGTGCTCTGCCGGCACCTACATACGCTCCCTGGTCCATAGCTTGGGGTCGCGGCTCGGATGTGGCGCGGTAATGGAATCACTTAGGCGCGAAGAAAGCCGACCTTATCGGCTCAGTGAAGCGCACAACCTCGATGAGGTTCTTGCCGATCCTGAAGGATTCGAGGCACGGATCATTCCGCTTGCGGAAGCCCTGCCTCACTGGCACAGGTTTACCGTTTCGGAAACCATGTCAGGAGCCATCAAGAACGGAACAAGAATTCCTGTTGAGGATGTAGCTGCTGATCAGAAAGTTATCGAAGGTGAGAGGGCTATGTTCCTTGATACTGACGGTACAGCTCTGGCTCTGATGGAGACAAAGCAGATCGACGGCAAGCTTCTCTGGGTAATACTTCGCGGCCTGTGGGGCTGA